From the Brachyspira intermedia PWS/A genome, the window GGTATATTCCCTGCTTCTGTTGATTTCTCTACTGACTTACACTCTTTAGGTCAATTCATACAAGATGGTAAAAGAGGATTATTTGAAACTGTTATAAGAGTTGATAAAGAAGATATTGATTTAAAAATGAAAAAAGAAGATTCTGATTTGGACGGACTTAATTATTTAGACGGAAAATCTTTACATGAAATTAATAAGTCAGCATTAGAAGCTACAGTTCTTGCCCATGTTGATGGAGGAGTACCAAATATCATAATAGATTTAGATAAAATTACTCCATTCACTATTGGAGAGCTTTTATACTTCTTTGAAAAAGCATGCGGCATATCTGGTCATATACTTGGAGTTAATCCATTCGATCAGCCTGGTGTTGAAGCATACAAGAAAAATATGTTTGCTATGCTTGGTAAAAAAGGTTACGAGGAAATGGGTAAAACTTTAAGAGCTAGATTAGAAAAATAATAATTATAATAAAATATTATTAATAAGGCTGATAGTAAATGGTAAATAAAATTTATTATCAGCTTTAATTTTTATATATCAATTATTTTTTTCCTACAACTGAATATATAAAACCTTTTATTTGTTTTTTATCTATTACTTCAAATCCGTTTTTTATCATTAGTTTAGATATACCTTCTTTGTTTTCTGTATGACAATCTCCGCTTTTCATTATTTTAAATAAAATATGATTATCTATCCAAGCTGCAATTCCTCCAACTCCTGTATCTGATAATATATAAAGTCCTCCTTTTTTAAGAACTCGGTAAGCCTCTCTCATAGCTTCATTAGGATATGGATAATGATGAAAACTTTGTATACATGTTACTATATCAAAAGTATCATCATCAAAAGGGAGTTTATTTGCACTGCCCAAAATAAATTCGGCATTCTTTATTTTTTTAGATTTTGCAATCTTTATCATCTCTTCTGATAAATCAAGACCGTAAAATTCTGCCATTTCTTTATCCTTTAGCATATTTATTAAATAACCTGTTCCAGAGCCTATATCTAGCAGTTTATTATAATCTATATTTTTTAAATATTCTGACACATAATTACAGCTTATTTTTCCGTATTTAGAATAATAAATTGTATCCTTTTTATCATAAATACTAGCTTGCTTATTAAAATGTTCTTTTGATAATTTTTCATAATCTTTCATAAATATTTCCCCATATATAAAAAAAGTTAGTATATTCTAACATTTAAAATAATTAAATCAATAATAATTTTTACTAATATTTTCATATATTCAATTATGTAAAAATAAATTATTTTCAAAAAAATACATTATTTCATATTATTTTATATTGTATTTATTTCTATTTATTATATAAACTGTTTTATATATCAATAATTTTTAAAGGAAAACATTATGAAAAAAATATTAATACTTTTTACTATTGTTATATCTTTTATATCAATAGTATCATGCTCCAATCAATCAGAAAAACAAAATAATAATTCACAGCAAAATGGTCAAAAAATATTAAAAGAAGGAGAATGGGATATTAATCCAAAACAAATAAATGAAGTAGATGAAAACATAAAAACAATTTTTGATAATACTGTTAAAAATTTATTAGGTGTAAAAAGAGAATTAATGCTCTATATTGGAAGCCAAAATCTTAATGGTACCAACTATGCTTTTATATGCCGAAGCGAAATAACATATCCTTCAGCATTGCCTTACTATGAAATTATTATATGCAATGTATCTCCTTCAAATGAAATATCTATAGTAAAATTAGAAAAGATAATAGAAAGCAGTCAGAGCAGTG encodes:
- a CDS encoding class I SAM-dependent methyltransferase is translated as MKDYEKLSKEHFNKQASIYDKKDTIYYSKYGKISCNYVSEYLKNIDYNKLLDIGSGTGYLINMLKDKEMAEFYGLDLSEEMIKIAKSKKIKNAEFILGSANKLPFDDDTFDIVTCIQSFHHYPYPNEAMREAYRVLKKGGLYILSDTGVGGIAAWIDNHILFKIMKSGDCHTENKEGISKLMIKNGFEVIDKKQIKGFIYSVVGKK